The following nucleotide sequence is from Candidatus Methylomirabilota bacterium.
GGCCGAAGAGGCCGGCCGGTCTGACGAGGAGGACCAGGGCCATGATCACGAAGATGACGGTGTTCGAGGCCTCGGGATAGAAGACCTTGGTGAAGCCCTCCACCACACCGAGCGCGAAGCCGGTCACGATCGAGCCCATGATCGAGCCCAGGCCTCCGATCACGACGACCGCGAAGACGACGAT
It contains:
- a CDS encoding branched-chain amino acid ABC transporter permease, giving the protein IVVFAVVVIGGLGSIMGSIVTGFALGVVEGFTKVFYPEASNTVIFVIMALVLLVRPAGLFGRTA